One window from the genome of Mucilaginibacter ginsenosidivorans encodes:
- a CDS encoding DUF928 domain-containing protein produces MKRTLFLFLMVCSVPAFAQVTFQFIPELSGRNVDGLLNCNIVNPGGRKSASLQVTVTERKTGMVLVLQTGAFTLAPGTNRIPVQAIRGTRIQYSSNPISVIIRHDHNFPEGDYEYCFTLDFPGSAQDAPAEQCFQYGLVPFAQMHLIEPYDRDTICDKRPVLSWQPLLPTPAGAAYQLVLSEIKPGQNAIEALNYNLPVINQSRLISPILPYPAILNQLEEGKSYAWQVTAYQDQTILNRSEVWEFRVQCQEKKKEAVLADDGYRDIGELLKGNYYVAVELLKFAVLNPYKPGNFKYTIESLNNPGKKIKNLPRVRLETGENKIRIDLANTDSFTDGYTYLLTVWLPDGSTKNLRFIYKD; encoded by the coding sequence ATGAAAAGAACGCTATTCCTGTTTTTGATGGTTTGTTCGGTACCTGCCTTCGCGCAGGTCACCTTCCAGTTTATTCCCGAACTATCCGGGCGAAACGTCGACGGCCTGCTGAACTGCAACATCGTGAACCCCGGCGGGCGGAAGTCCGCTTCGCTCCAGGTAACGGTGACCGAAAGAAAGACCGGCATGGTCCTGGTCCTGCAGACCGGCGCCTTTACGCTTGCGCCCGGCACCAACCGCATCCCCGTACAGGCAATCCGCGGCACCCGCATACAATACAGCAGTAACCCCATCTCCGTCATCATCCGCCACGACCATAATTTCCCGGAGGGCGACTACGAATATTGCTTCACCCTCGATTTCCCCGGTTCCGCCCAGGACGCGCCTGCAGAGCAGTGCTTCCAGTACGGACTGGTACCCTTTGCGCAAATGCACCTCATTGAGCCCTATGACCGCGACACCATCTGCGACAAGCGGCCGGTCCTTTCCTGGCAACCCCTGCTGCCCACGCCGGCCGGGGCCGCCTACCAGCTCGTCCTGTCCGAGATCAAACCCGGCCAGAACGCCATTGAGGCGCTCAACTACAACCTGCCGGTCATCAACCAGTCGCGGCTGATATCGCCCATACTGCCCTACCCCGCGATCCTCAACCAACTGGAAGAAGGCAAGTCCTACGCCTGGCAGGTAACCGCCTACCAGGACCAGACCATCCTGAACCGGTCCGAAGTCTGGGAGTTCCGCGTACAATGCCAGGAAAAGAAAAAAGAAGCCGTACTGGCCGACGACGGCTACCGCGACATCGGCGAGCTCCTGAAGGGCAACTATTACGTAGCCGTCGAACTCCTCAAGTTCGCCGTGCTCAACCCCTACAAACCCGGCAATTTTAAATATACCATCGAATCGCTGAACAACCCGGGCAAAAAGATCAAAAACCTCCCCCGGGTACGCCTCGAAACCGGCGAGAACAAGATACGCATCGACCTGGCCAATACCGATTCCTTTACCGACGGCTACACCTACCTGCTGACCGTCTGGCTGCCGGACGGTTCCACCAAGAATTTAAGGTTCATTTATAAAGACTGA